One Alkaliphilus sp. B6464 genomic window carries:
- a CDS encoding efflux RND transporter periplasmic adaptor subunit gives MSRKLKSSILLVIMLLGVVGLISGCGSSTEASQAQEEENYIPVAIEKATVNNIGNEIKINGKTFANEEIAVIPKVPGIVTNINVKLGDIVEKGTVLFTIEQEDISKSVEQAANGVELANKGVAQAENGLKTANVNYELNKEKIENAQLNLERTKKLYEEGAISKSQLEQAELAASDKSLEAIKGQVDQAKIGYEQALNQLRQAEISYEQVQSNLSNTVVTAPIGGVVSDLTVKEGQMASNAQPAATIAQMDKVYIQMNVVENMVNKLKLGQEVVVNVPAALSEEATSTISYISPTADPRSQLYPVKVYIHNQDNNIRPGMNGEVKLDLDQVESATVIKRNAVLDRDGKNLVYVVEGDKAVERVVTIGLDTGDYVEIKEGIKEGEQVIVEGQHYVEDGTKVKVVRGE, from the coding sequence GTGAGTAGAAAATTAAAGTCTAGTATATTGCTAGTTATAATGTTATTAGGAGTAGTAGGGTTAATATCGGGTTGCGGTAGCTCTACTGAAGCTAGTCAGGCTCAGGAAGAAGAAAACTACATACCAGTAGCTATAGAGAAAGCTACTGTTAATAATATTGGAAATGAAATAAAGATTAATGGTAAGACCTTTGCAAATGAAGAGATAGCAGTTATACCAAAGGTGCCAGGAATAGTTACAAATATTAATGTTAAGTTGGGTGATATAGTAGAAAAAGGTACAGTTTTGTTTACTATAGAGCAAGAAGATATTTCAAAGAGTGTTGAGCAGGCGGCAAATGGTGTAGAACTTGCTAATAAAGGAGTAGCTCAAGCTGAAAACGGTCTTAAAACCGCAAATGTTAACTATGAATTAAATAAGGAAAAAATAGAAAATGCCCAACTAAACCTAGAAAGAACTAAAAAGCTTTATGAAGAAGGAGCTATATCTAAAAGTCAGTTGGAGCAGGCCGAGTTAGCAGCAAGTGATAAAAGTCTAGAGGCAATAAAAGGTCAAGTTGATCAAGCGAAAATAGGCTATGAGCAAGCTTTAAACCAGTTAAGGCAAGCAGAAATATCCTACGAGCAGGTTCAAAGTAATTTATCAAACACAGTGGTAACAGCTCCTATTGGAGGGGTAGTATCTGATTTAACTGTTAAAGAAGGACAAATGGCATCTAATGCGCAACCAGCAGCTACAATAGCTCAAATGGATAAAGTCTACATACAAATGAATGTGGTTGAAAATATGGTTAATAAGCTAAAGCTTGGACAGGAAGTTGTAGTGAATGTTCCAGCAGCATTAAGTGAAGAAGCTACAAGTACCATTAGCTATATTAGTCCAACTGCGGACCCTAGAAGTCAGCTCTACCCTGTAAAGGTATATATACATAACCAAGATAATAATATTAGACCTGGAATGAATGGAGAAGTCAAATTAGATTTAGACCAAGTAGAATCTGCTACTGTTATAAAAAGAAATGCTGTTTTAGATAGGGATGGTAAAAATTTAGTTTATGTAGTAGAAGGTGATAAAGCTGTTGAAAGAGTAGTAACTATAGGGCTTGATACAGGAGATTATGTGGAAATAAAAGAAGGTATTAAAGAAGGAGAACAAGTTATTGTAGAAGGACAACATTATGTAGAGGATGGTACAAAAGTGAAAGTAGTAAGGGGTGAGTAG
- a CDS encoding ABC transporter permease: protein MSKPKRNWIYAFFVRCWFTAKMALNGVFSNTFRSALTILGVAIGVASVVSLMGIGEGARQNVIEQFESLGTNVISIKAHEAGLEFQPEMAQELVERVNGLEIATPVVQTYTVMRWRRDRKEVDIIGVNQDFPKIRDHSQAAGEFFSPLHVEQRSYVAVLGYNVAAGLNGGRSPVGQTITLDGQSYRILGVLEPKGKGKAEDIDDKVVIPYTTAQRIAKKRTVEEIWGKANSVEDAELATIQLGRIFKKELSGGRATASPTPTPEGSSTQETMVTTMGNVSHGQGGEDTDKNKDKDKAPSRKEKGMTITNLNQLVDELDEANRIMTLLLGGIAAVSLLVGGLGIMNIMLVAVTERTSEIGVRRALGAKQIDLLAQFLLEALYVSIIGVIAGIAVGIWGMGIFASYGFQTAISFEAIRIAAAVALGAGLLFGVYPAISASALPPVEALRRR, encoded by the coding sequence ATGTCGAAACCAAAACGAAATTGGATTTACGCTTTTTTTGTTCGGTGTTGGTTTACAGCTAAAATGGCATTAAATGGCGTATTTTCTAACACATTCCGATCTGCATTAACAATTTTAGGTGTTGCTATTGGTGTTGCTTCAGTTGTCAGTTTAATGGGGATTGGAGAAGGGGCAAGGCAAAATGTTATCGAACAATTTGAAAGTCTAGGAACCAATGTAATCTCTATTAAGGCCCACGAAGCGGGGTTAGAATTTCAACCTGAAATGGCGCAAGAGTTAGTAGAAAGAGTAAATGGGCTAGAAATAGCTACACCAGTAGTACAGACCTATACTGTAATGAGATGGCGGAGAGATAGAAAAGAGGTTGACATTATCGGTGTTAATCAAGACTTTCCTAAGATTAGAGACCATAGTCAAGCTGCAGGAGAGTTTTTTAGCCCGCTCCATGTAGAACAAAGATCTTATGTGGCAGTTTTAGGATATAATGTAGCAGCGGGACTTAATGGAGGTAGAAGTCCTGTAGGGCAGACAATTACATTAGATGGACAGAGTTATCGTATTTTAGGTGTATTAGAACCTAAAGGAAAAGGAAAGGCTGAAGATATAGACGATAAAGTAGTAATACCCTATACAACGGCTCAACGTATTGCTAAAAAGCGAACCGTAGAAGAAATATGGGGAAAGGCCAACTCAGTTGAAGATGCCGAACTTGCAACTATTCAATTAGGTCGCATTTTTAAAAAAGAACTAAGTGGAGGTCGTGCTACTGCTTCACCGACACCAACACCAGAAGGATCTAGCACCCAGGAAACTATGGTAACAACAATGGGGAATGTTTCACATGGTCAAGGGGGAGAAGATACAGATAAAAATAAAGATAAAGATAAGGCGCCTTCTAGAAAAGAAAAGGGTATGACTATTACAAACCTAAATCAGTTGGTAGATGAGCTAGATGAGGCTAATCGTATTATGACACTACTTTTAGGAGGAATTGCTGCTGTATCTCTATTAGTAGGTGGATTAGGAATCATGAACATCATGCTAGTGGCGGTAACTGAAAGAACATCTGAAATTGGCGTTCGTAGGGCGTTAGGGGCTAAGCAAATAGACCTGTTGGCTCAATTTTTATTAGAAGCATTATACGTTAGTATTATTGGCGTTATTGCTGGTATTGCTGTAGGTATATGGGGCATGGGCATATTTGCTAGCTACGGTTTTCAAACAGCAATTAGCTTTGAGGCTATTCGTATTGCAGCGGCGGTTGCACTAGGTGCAGGATTACTCTTTGGTGTATATCCGGCTATTTCTGCATCAGCATTACCACCTGTAGAGGCATTAAGAAGAAGATAA